One part of the Lotus japonicus ecotype B-129 chromosome 2, LjGifu_v1.2 genome encodes these proteins:
- the LOC130735928 gene encoding protein MAIN-LIKE 2-like: MVLVKKRRRKKRRDKVVKDVQEEDDDEIFFSGGPYDSKLLKTFKGHGRIEAVGLLPLLTCNLSSVDKTMLSAFVERWQPEMSSFHMSFGEMTITHDDVSSLLHILVEGKFFSFPTLTREEAAIVLHKHLGVTQVEAEAEIRKSLGPYSRYTWLLDVAKKMAKEENTKKAARAFLLCLVGMTIFCAKTNNKVEVSYLGLFMDLEKAEEYAWGVMALAFLYDQLKDATKVITTSLGGYLNLFQAWIFEHFPAKLFDKNLNKNYVEGEPRACKWVTKRGNTDLHAKMIVLDDLIESSVIWTPYDEHRVH; encoded by the exons ATGGTTctggtgaagaagaggaggaggaagaagaggagggaCAAGGTGGTAAAAGATGTCCaggaagaggatgatgatgaaatATTCTTTTCTGGGGGGCCTTATGACAGTAAATTGCTAAAGACCTTCAAGGGACAT GGAAGGATTGAGGCTGTTGGTCTATTGCCTTTGCTGACATGCAACCTTTCTTCAGTGGACAAGACCATGTTGTCGGCGTTTGTTGAGAGATGGCAGCCAGAGATGTCATCTTTTCATATGTCAtttggggagatgactatcacacATGATGATGTTAGCTCTTTGCTACACATCCTTGTGGAGGGAAAATTCTTCAGTTTCCCAACCTTGACTCGTGAGGAAGCAGCCATTGTATTGCATAAGCATCTTGGTGTTACGCAAGTAGAGGCTGAAGCGGAGATCCGGAAGTCCTTAGGACCTTATTCTCGGTATACATGGCTTTTGGATGTAGCTAAGAAGATGGCCAAGGAAGAGAACACCAAGAAAGCTGCTAGAGCCTTCTTGCTGTGTTTGGTGGGGATGACGATTTTCTGTGCCAAGACAAACAACAAGGTGGAGGTTTCATATTTGGGGTTGTTTATGGACTTGGAGAAGGCTGAGGAGTATGCATGGGGCGTCATGGCATTGGCTTTCCTTTATGACCAGCTTAAGGATGCCACCAAAGTCATCACCACTAGCCTTGGAGGGTACTTAAATCTGTTTCAG GCATGGATATTTGAGCATTTTCCCGCCAAATTGTTTGacaaaaacctgaacaagaacTATGTTGAGGGAGAGCCAAGAGCTTGCAAATGGGTCACAAAGAGGGGGAATACAGACCTGCATGCGAAGATGATTGTCCTGGATGACCTTATAGAGAGCAGTGTCATATGGACACCATATGATGAGCATAGAGTGCATTGA